One Chitinispirillum alkaliphilum genomic window, GTTCCAAGAACCAGAAACGCCAGAGTTACAATTCCAGCTGCTATAACCGCAATCGCAGAAGAAGTACTCATTATATGATTCCAGATCCGAAGTCTTCTCCTGATTTCTTCACTGGATATATCGGTTTGATTTTTCTGCGTTGCGCTCTCTCCGGTCACTTTCCCTCCATACCCTTTCTCTGCAACCCAATAGGAATACCACAGAATACCTGCGGCACCCGCAAGCATAAACCCAATCCAGGGCAAAAGAAAATAGAAATCAAAGTCTGGGGGAATATTAGGGATGAGACCAGCAACCGGTTCGGCCGAAGATGGAAAAACAACTACAGCAGTTACAACGGTTACCAACACCAAAACGGCTGCAAGCAAAGAGGCAATCTTTTCCACACCCTTATACTTGCCAAGCAGGACAAGAATTATTGAAACGATAATCATGGCCGTTCCATAAAACCAATGAGCCCCGGGCAAGGCAATCATCAGCGCACTTCCTATAAGGGATGCAATTCCGGAAACGGTAAATACTGCGGCAAAGAACTGCGGTATAATTATGAACCACACCGCCCACCCTCTGGGCCCGGGAATCGTACTGTACCCATCAAGAATAGTTCGCCCGGTAACCACGGTAAAACGACCGATCTCACGAATCCATACCCATTGAAAAAAAATTACCACAAACACCACCCAGGCCAGACTATACCCATATCGTCCACCTACCCTGGGAGTAAATAAAACCGAACCGGACCCCACAGATGACACCATCCAGAGAAGCCCCGGACCATACCAGGAGAAACGTTGAAAAAAACCTCCGGGAGGTTGTGGGGAATATTCCCGTTCATTTTGCATTGCTAAAATACTCCTGAACAGTATTTTTGTTTAAGTCAGTCACCACCTACAGAAAAGCTAATGTCAATAATCTGAATTTTTGGCCGGAAAAACTGATTCCAATTTATTGTAAAGCCATGCAAACACCGCCCCGCCAAAGAAACCATCTGCAAGTCCCCATAAAAGTCCTAAAACACTTCCCTTGGGGGTAAGGCGGTAACCCCGATATACACGCCCAATAAAAGACTTTTTATACCACTTTGTCCCTTCAAAAAATATGACCCACCATGTTAAGAAGAAAATTCCAAAACCAACCAACAAACTCCACGTAATAGCCATTGCCTTTACACCAAGTTTCATCTTTAACCCCTCTCCATTTATCATACTTGTTAATTGACTTTTTGTACTCTCAGGAATTGTTATATGCTGCTGAAATTAAACCCTGTAGGTGCCAGAACTTCTCCTGTATAATACCGTGAATCAGTTGAAGCCAGAAATACAAAACTTGGGGCAAGTTCAGCAGGTTGTGCCGGACGCTTCCAAAACGTATTTGCACCAAATCCCCCTACAAACTGCTCATCCCGTGTAGCAGGTATCAAGGGAGTCCAAACCGGTCCGGGAGCAATACAGTTAACCCGTATTCCTTTATCAGCCAATAACTGGGACATTGATTGAGTGAAATTATGGATTGCGGCTTTGGTACAGGAATAATCAATCAGCTGAGGATGCCCCATCATGGCAACAACAGAACCAACATTGATTATACAATCCCCGGCGTTCATGTGTTTCAGAGACTCCTGAGTTGTCCAGAAAAAGGACATGATATTGGTACGAAATGTCTGATCCAGCTGCTCAGGAGAGATTTCCATGAAATTCTGAGACTCCATGTGAAACGCTGCGTTATTAACCAAAATATTGAGTGTGCCAAACTTATTTACCGTGCGCTCAACCAAATCACGGCAATAATGACTGTCCCTGATATCACCACTCAGGGCCAACCCCTGACTACCCGATTTTTCTATCCAATACAAGGTCTCTTCAGCATCCTTGTGTTCGTTTAGATATGAGATCACCACATCTGCACCCTCCCTGGCAAATGCGATTGCTGCCGCCCGGCCTATTCCACTGTCCCCACCGGTTATCAAAGCTACTTTCCCCTGTAATTTTGATCCTCCAACATAACTCTGCTCTCCATGATCCGCTTGGGGATGCATGTTTTCATCTGTCCCGGGCCACTCCTGTATCTGCTCCGGTGGCCCTTCTCTAAGCAACTCATTTTCGACAAAGGGATTGAAATCAACATTCAATCCATGGTGCATCTGTTCCGGCATATGAGACTCCCTTTTTGATGATGACAGTATGAATCAAAAACGAAAACCATGTAAGCGCTTGCAAAATATGATCCAAGCCCAGACTGATTGGTGGCACCGAAATTGCCCCTATGAAAGCAGCATCGCCAAAGATATGATTTTCACTTTCCCATACATGAAAAGAATTTTCCATTTTGGGAAGAAAATCCATCTGCCCTTTTTTCTAATTCAGATTTTCTCTGGCACACCACAGTCTTTATAAATTTCTTCACTTCGACTCAACAAAACGGAAGAAAAATGACTTATCCGAACAAAAAAAACTGCCCGGTTATGTTTACCATCGGGTACAAGGGGTGGGACCTCATTCGGGGAAAATATCTGGAGATTTTGGATTCGACCGAAAAATCAAACGGGTTTAACCTGCCCTTTTTTTGTAGACATCAGAATTCATAAAAGTGCACGGGCGGGTGGTTTCAGCGGACGCGCATTTGAGAATCTGGTAGGCTCCACTCCCCATGGCTGATGTTTTTGAACACTACAGTTTTTACGCCCTGAGAGCTAAAATTTACCTCATGCAAACAGGACGCCACTTTTTCCTTCAGAAATATCATTTCCTCGCGTCCTGTTTTGTTCCAGTCCATCCAAGGATCAAAAATATATCCCCAAACAGAAAGGGGGAAATAGTTAAAAAAAACAGATCAATTACATTGTATTTGCAGTGATACCCGGCAACCGCCCAAAACCCTTCTTACTCTTTCTATTTTGAGACATTTTCACTTTTCCCCCACTTCATTCACTTTTTTTCACTTTTTCTCCCCATATTTCTTTTAACCCCAAAGGAAGAATCCTTCTCACATGATCTATCTCTTCATCCGGTAGCATTGAACGAATTGCCTGAAAAACTGCGATTGTAGCCTTGTGGGCAGTTTCAGGGGGTACATTTGCCTCCTCGCTCACACGGGATATAAACTGAGAGGCATCGATGTCAAGAACGGGACGATGTCCATAATCCTCTTCAATAGCGATGCGGGGTTGAGCACTAAGGGAAGCGATTTCAGAGGGAAGAAGATCGGTTATGCGACTTGCATCCAGAGGAGGCAGTCGTTTTCTGAAGTTAAGCAGTACGGAATGAGCTACTCTTCTTTTCTCTTTTTCACTATTTGCATCCCATAATTGATCAAATTTTTCCCAAAAAGGTTGTGCTGAAGCTCTCATCCCCACTCTCCTGAAAGGTTACACTGTTTTTGGAATAGCTATTGCACCTTAATATCTGAGAACGTACAGTGGTCATACATCAACAGAATGCAAACACAGGACCAGGATCAATCTCAAGCCCCGGGCTTTCCATAAAAGCACTAAACTGTTAAAGGAAAAACACACTATGTTTGGACGCAAGATACCTCTCTTTAAGCTGATGGGCTTTAAGGTAAGCGTTGACCTGAGCTGGTTTATTTTGTTTTTACTTATAGTATGGTCTCTGGCTGTTGGGCTGTTTCCGTTCTATCTGCCCGATCTAGAGACTTCAACTTACTGGTGGATGGGGATATGGGGGGCTTTTGGTCTTTTTGTCTCAATTGTTCTGCATGAATTTATGCACTCCTTTGTAGCGAGGCGGTTTGGCTTACCGATCAAGGGAATCACTCTCTTTGTTTTCGGTGGTGTGGCTGAAATGGATGATGAGCCACCCAGCGCAAAAGCTGAATTTTTCATGGCAATCGCAGGCCCGCTCACAAGTTTGGCTCTTGGGGGAATTTTCTATCTGGGTTTTGCCTTGGGTGTGCAGGCAAACTGGTCAGTTCCCCTTATTGGGATTCTTGGCTATCTTGCATTTATAAATATCATCCTTGCAATATTTAACATGCTTCCTGCATTTCCCCTCGATGGGGGCAGAGTTTTGCGCTCCATTTTATGGTATTTCAAAGGCAA contains:
- a CDS encoding Manganese transport protein MntH, with the protein product MQNEREYSPQPPGGFFQRFSWYGPGLLWMVSSVGSGSVLFTPRVGGRYGYSLAWVVFVVIFFQWVWIREIGRFTVVTGRTILDGYSTIPGPRGWAVWFIIIPQFFAAVFTVSGIASLIGSALMIALPGAHWFYGTAMIIVSIILVLLGKYKGVEKIASLLAAVLVLVTVVTAVVVFPSSAEPVAGLIPNIPPDFDFYFLLPWIGFMLAGAAGILWYSYWVAEKGYGGKVTGESATQKNQTDISSEEIRRRLRIWNHIMSTSSAIAVIAAGIVTLAFLVLGTELLLPRGIIPEGIEVARDLTTLLEAVWGRAGFWLLIVGIFIALFGTILSNQDGWGRSFADATLILLPSDLKKGTSDSWLINFVNNRLYLKNFYASTVTALIPLVVFLIVREPVALLSFGGIIAAIHMPVIVLLTQYVNVKNLPAELRPGRVISWVMYVSGFIYIIIGLIYLYDAFV
- a CDS encoding short chain dehydrogenase, encoding MPEQMHHGLNVDFNPFVENELLREGPPEQIQEWPGTDENMHPQADHGEQSYVGGSKLQGKVALITGGDSGIGRAAAIAFAREGADVVISYLNEHKDAEETLYWIEKSGSQGLALSGDIRDSHYCRDLVERTVNKFGTLNILVNNAAFHMESQNFMEISPEQLDQTFRTNIMSFFWTTQESLKHMNAGDCIINVGSVVAMMGHPQLIDYSCTKAAIHNFTQSMSQLLADKGIRVNCIAPGPVWTPLIPATRDEQFVGGFGANTFWKRPAQPAELAPSFVFLASTDSRYYTGEVLAPTGFNFSSI